GATGATTTAACCCGAGACCCACGTGAGACCTTAACTAATCCTTCACCTATCCATACCAAGAATCAAAAATAATTAAACCAGGAATTCACGTGGAATTTGAGGAATCACGGAGGTTTTGGTGCGGGGGCCGGGATTTGAACCCGGGACCTCCCGGTTATGAGCCTTACGCGGGGCCTTGGCCCCAGGGCGCTCCAGCCAGGCTGAGCTACCCCCGCTTTTGTTGAGCGTGGTTATATATGTGTGGTTTTTGTTTTGGTTTTTAAGTTCTTTGTTTCGTTGTTGGTTTATGGTTTATGGTCTTTGTGATTTCAGTCGTGGTTTTGGGTGTTCGTGGGTTTCCTCATTACCTGGGTTGTTTATTTGGTGACTTTTGATTTTTAAATGGCGTGTCCTGGTTATCCTGTGGTTGTCCTTGCCTTTAAGGTTTTTTATGATGGGACGTTGTTTAGTGGGTTTAGTGGTGGTTTTGGCTCTGTGGAGTATTATTTGAGGAGGGCCCTTAGTTACTACCTTGGTGGTGATTATAGGCTTAGTAAGGCTTCTAGGACTGACCCTGGGGTTAGTGCTGTGGGTAATGTGGTTTCCGTGGTCACCAATGGGGATGCTGAGTTGGTGCCTGGTATGCTTAATTCCCGCTTGCCCCGTGGTATTAGGGTTTGGGCCTCCGCTAGGGTTGGTGATGACTTCAATGCCAGGAGGGCTAGTTCAAGGACTTATGTTTACCTGGCACCATGGGGTGGTGAGGACGTGGGCGTCATGGCTAGGGGCGCTCGGTTGTTCATTGGGACTCACGACCTCGTTAATTTCCAGGTTAGGGAGAGGGGTGTGCCCACTAGGGTTACTATAATGGACCTAAGCGTCTCCAGGGTTGGTGATTTGCTGGTTTTTAGGGTTGTGGGTAGGGGGTTTAGGAATAAGATGATTAGGAAGATTGTCAATGCCCTACTCATGCTGGGTAATGGGTCATTAACGCTTGATGTCCTTGAGGGGTTGATTAATAATTCCGTGAGCATGCCCATACCGCCCGCACCACCCCATGGTCTGTTCCTCCTCAGGGTTGATTATGGTGAGAGGGAGCCCCGTTGGGTCGTGGATTTGGGCTCCATTATTGACATTATTAATTTTGTTAAAAATAGGCTTCTTTACCTATCCATGAGCCTTAGTACCACTATGATGATCTATCAAGAGTTTGTGGGGTTAGTTAA
This is a stretch of genomic DNA from Vulcanisaeta thermophila. It encodes these proteins:
- a CDS encoding tRNA pseudouridine(38-40) synthase TruA, coding for MVVLAFKVFYDGTLFSGFSGGFGSVEYYLRRALSYYLGGDYRLSKASRTDPGVSAVGNVVSVVTNGDAELVPGMLNSRLPRGIRVWASARVGDDFNARRASSRTYVYLAPWGGEDVGVMARGARLFIGTHDLVNFQVRERGVPTRVTIMDLSVSRVGDLLVFRVVGRGFRNKMIRKIVNALLMLGNGSLTLDVLEGLINNSVSMPIPPAPPHGLFLLRVDYGEREPRWVVDLGSIIDIINFVKNRLLYLSMSLSTTMMIYQEFVGLVNVFM